Proteins encoded in a region of the Desulfuromonas thiophila genome:
- a CDS encoding peptide-binding protein, with protein sequence MRWLRLPLQLVRLVAVLSLLMGCRAEELSPAAEGAAVPAYGDTLIMGTIGDASNLLPPLASDASSTAITSLVYNGLVRYDKDLQIEGDLAQSWDISADGREITFHLRRDVRWHDGAPFTSADVLFTYQLMIDPATPTAYAEQYRQVSKAEAPDPYTFRVRYDKPLAAALPSWALDICPKHLLEGQDVTTSPLCRAPVGTGPFRFVSWQPGEMIVLERNEDYYEGAAYLRRVLYRVIPDSTTMFLELQSGGLDTMGLTPLQFARQTETPAFGRRFNKYRYPAFAYTYLGYNLRKPLFQDKRVRQAISHAIDKQELIDGVLLGLGQPANGPYVPGSWPHNPQVKDYAFDPARAAALLEEAGWIDRDGDGVRERDGKPLRFVILTNQGNDQRIKAGEIIQRRLAEVGMDVRLRVIEWASFLKEFIYPGKFDATLLGWTVPIDPDGYNVWHSSKTGPGELNIIGFNNARVDALLEQGRRSLDQDRRQQIYWQLQEILAEEVPYTFLFVPDSLPVVARRFHGIEQAPAGIQHNLIRWFVPQAQQRYLR encoded by the coding sequence ATGAGATGGTTACGCTTGCCGCTTCAGCTGGTTCGGTTGGTTGCCGTGCTGTCGTTGCTGATGGGCTGCCGGGCCGAGGAGCTGTCGCCGGCGGCAGAGGGTGCTGCCGTGCCGGCCTACGGTGATACCCTGATCATGGGCACCATCGGTGACGCCAGCAATCTGCTGCCCCCGCTGGCGTCGGATGCTTCGTCGACCGCGATCACCTCGCTGGTCTACAATGGTCTGGTGCGCTACGACAAGGATCTGCAGATTGAGGGCGATCTGGCGCAGTCGTGGGATATCTCCGCTGATGGCCGCGAAATCACCTTTCATCTGCGGCGCGATGTGCGCTGGCATGATGGCGCGCCCTTCACCTCGGCCGATGTTCTGTTCACCTATCAGCTGATGATCGATCCCGCCACGCCGACGGCCTATGCCGAGCAGTATCGCCAGGTCAGTAAGGCTGAAGCTCCCGATCCCTATACCTTCCGGGTGCGTTACGACAAGCCCCTGGCGGCCGCTCTGCCGAGCTGGGCGCTAGATATCTGTCCGAAGCATCTGCTTGAAGGGCAGGATGTCACCACCAGCCCGCTGTGCCGTGCGCCGGTGGGTACCGGGCCGTTCCGCTTTGTCAGCTGGCAGCCGGGTGAAATGATTGTGCTGGAACGTAACGAGGACTATTACGAGGGGGCGGCCTACCTCCGGCGGGTGCTCTATCGCGTGATTCCCGATTCGACCACCATGTTTCTTGAACTGCAGTCCGGCGGCCTTGATACCATGGGGCTGACACCGCTGCAGTTCGCTCGCCAGACCGAAACACCGGCCTTTGGTCGCCGCTTCAACAAATACCGCTATCCCGCTTTTGCCTATACCTATCTGGGTTACAATCTGCGCAAGCCGCTGTTTCAGGACAAACGGGTGCGGCAGGCCATATCCCATGCCATCGACAAGCAGGAGCTGATCGATGGCGTGCTGCTGGGCCTGGGGCAGCCGGCCAACGGTCCCTATGTGCCGGGCAGTTGGCCACACAATCCGCAGGTGAAGGACTATGCCTTCGATCCCGCGCGAGCTGCCGCTCTGCTGGAGGAGGCCGGCTGGATTGACCGGGACGGCGATGGTGTGCGCGAGCGTGACGGTAAGCCGCTGCGTTTTGTCATCCTGACCAACCAGGGCAACGATCAGCGCATCAAGGCCGGCGAGATCATTCAGCGGCGCCTGGCCGAGGTCGGCATGGATGTGCGTCTGCGGGTGATCGAATGGGCCTCATTCTTGAAAGAATTCATCTATCCGGGTAAGTTCGATGCCACCTTGCTGGGTTGGACCGTGCCCATTGATCCCGATGGCTACAATGTCTGGCATTCGAGCAAGACCGGGCCGGGCGAGCTCAATATCATCGGCTTCAACAACGCCCGGGTCGATGCGCTGCTGGAACAGGGCCGCCGCAGCCTGGATCAAGACCGGCGCCAACAGATCTACTGGCAACTGCAGGAGATTCTGGCGGAGGAGGTGCCCTACACCTTTTTGTTTGTCCCCGACAGCCTGCCGGTCGTGGCGCGCCGTTTTCATGGGATTGAACAGGCCCCGGCGGGTATCCAGCACAACCTGATCCGCTGGTTTGTGCCGCAGGCACAGCAGCGCTATCTGCGCTGA
- a CDS encoding pyridoxal phosphate-dependent aminotransferase: MAIAAKVSQCLEQSSWIRKMFEQGAQLRARLGEDRVFDFTIGNPAVEPPAAFHEALRQLANQPEPGMHRYMSNAGYDETRAAVADFLNQRSVRPLSAEQVVMTCGAGGALNVVLKTLLNPGDEVIILAPYFVEYKFYIDNHGGVPRVVNCLADSFLPDLTAIEQAIGPNTKAIILNSPNNPTGVIYPQTSLDALEALLQRKGEELNRTLYVISDEPYARLAYDGTEVPCVFNSIRNAILVTSHSKDLALPGERIGYLAANPAMEEVDQFIAGAVFCNRVLGFVNAPALMQRLVAGLQHESVDIAAYQEKRDLLYNELTALGFSMVKPQGGFYLFPRSPLADDVAFVEQAQQHNILLVPGKGFGAPGYFRIAYCIDRAVIERSLPAWRDLAAELGCSRRA; this comes from the coding sequence ATGGCCATCGCCGCAAAAGTCAGTCAGTGTCTGGAACAATCATCCTGGATTCGCAAGATGTTCGAACAGGGAGCCCAACTGCGTGCCCGTCTGGGTGAGGACAGGGTCTTCGATTTCACCATCGGCAACCCGGCGGTGGAGCCACCAGCCGCTTTTCATGAAGCCTTGCGCCAACTGGCCAACCAGCCCGAGCCAGGGATGCACCGTTACATGAGCAACGCCGGCTATGACGAAACCCGCGCAGCCGTGGCCGATTTTCTCAACCAGCGCAGCGTCCGCCCCCTGAGCGCCGAGCAGGTGGTCATGACCTGCGGTGCCGGCGGCGCCCTCAACGTGGTTTTAAAAACCCTGCTCAATCCGGGCGACGAGGTGATCATCCTGGCGCCCTACTTTGTTGAATACAAGTTCTATATCGACAACCATGGCGGTGTGCCACGGGTGGTCAACTGTCTAGCCGACAGCTTCCTGCCTGATCTGACCGCCATCGAGCAGGCCATTGGTCCCAACACCAAGGCAATCATTCTCAATTCGCCCAACAACCCCACCGGCGTCATCTACCCGCAGACCAGCCTCGATGCCCTCGAAGCCCTGCTGCAGCGCAAGGGCGAGGAGCTCAACCGCACCCTCTATGTCATCTCCGACGAGCCCTATGCCCGCCTGGCCTACGACGGCACTGAGGTTCCCTGCGTGTTCAACAGTATCCGCAACGCCATTCTGGTAACCTCGCACTCGAAGGATCTGGCGTTGCCAGGTGAGCGCATCGGCTATCTCGCCGCCAATCCGGCCATGGAAGAGGTTGATCAGTTCATCGCCGGGGCCGTGTTCTGCAACCGCGTGCTCGGTTTTGTCAACGCACCGGCCCTGATGCAACGGCTGGTAGCCGGCCTGCAGCACGAAAGTGTCGATATCGCCGCCTACCAGGAAAAACGCGACCTGCTCTACAACGAACTGACGGCTCTGGGCTTTTCGATGGTCAAGCCGCAGGGCGGCTTCTACCTTTTCCCCCGCTCACCCTTGGCCGATGATGTGGCCTTTGTCGAACAGGCCCAGCAGCATAACATTCTGCTGGTTCCTGGCAAGGGCTTTGGCGCGCCGGGGTACTTCCGTATCGCCTATTGCATCGACCGGGCCGTCATCGAACGCAGCCTGCCGGCCTGGCGCGACCTGGCCGCCGAACTGGGCTGCAGCAGACGCGCCTGA
- a CDS encoding DUF4292 domain-containing protein gives MIRILPVQSALWLGLVLLLSACARPPLPLPEAASRARQQAVWQRHQQIDSLQALATVRSERAGKRWRSTQALHVQRPGRIRLEVFRLLGQPVLDLAVDGAFMEVCVPSQQACYNGLSSRERIDRFTGVPLAAPDLVALLLGQLPRAVVALGKPRWQADGLWWLTADGPRYRVVLSDSALERIECYQGEQLLYQVDYSAPDAADGFPRRIVMLMPDRQLRLELKLEEVRLNPSLPAALFRLQVPSGSELLPLELLQ, from the coding sequence ATGATCCGGATTCTCCCTGTTCAATCCGCCCTGTGGCTGGGACTTGTGCTGTTGTTGTCTGCCTGTGCCCGGCCGCCACTGCCGCTGCCGGAAGCCGCCAGCCGGGCTCGCCAGCAGGCGGTGTGGCAGCGCCATCAGCAGATTGACAGTCTCCAGGCGCTGGCGACGGTGCGTTCGGAACGTGCTGGCAAACGCTGGCGTTCGACCCAGGCGCTGCATGTTCAGCGTCCTGGCCGCATCCGGCTGGAAGTGTTCCGGCTGTTGGGCCAGCCGGTGCTCGATTTGGCCGTTGATGGCGCCTTCATGGAGGTTTGCGTGCCGTCGCAGCAGGCCTGCTACAACGGTCTGTCCAGTCGTGAGCGGATTGACCGCTTCACCGGGGTGCCGCTGGCCGCGCCGGATCTGGTGGCGTTGCTGCTGGGCCAGCTGCCCCGTGCCGTTGTCGCCCTGGGCAAGCCCCGCTGGCAGGCGGACGGCCTCTGGTGGCTGACCGCCGATGGACCGCGTTACCGGGTGGTGCTGTCGGATAGCGCGCTGGAGCGCATCGAATGTTATCAGGGTGAACAGCTGCTCTACCAGGTGGACTACAGCGCGCCAGATGCCGCTGATGGTTTTCCGCGTCGGATCGTCATGCTGATGCCCGATCGCCAGTTGCGGCTGGAGCTGAAGCTGGAAGAGGTGCGCCTCAATCCGTCGTTGCCGGCGGCGCTGTTTCGTTTGCAGGTGCCGTCTGGCAGTGAGCTGCTGCCGCTGGAGCTGCTTCAATGA
- a CDS encoding c-type heme family protein codes for MGLKSKLSLLVLTCYALFLLASGWVEYCKLEGIARHQILQQARDVKNLMMATRYVYHHQFLASGVDLTPATLGFLPAHALARISERFNQAQKSGLLFNNVSAMPRNPANQADPAEQQLIDYFRHHPQQTEYFERVDGANSYFQYAAPIWVEDYCLECHGEAALAPPTIRSRYSSGFGYRVGDLRGIISVRVPSRLTAQFVRAYLHQTLPLALLSGLLLFAFLALVLNRLVLRRLGSLLGVTRALREGDYQQRSRMTEQQGCDEIDRLGADIDRMASAIGEREAALRAVAQRLARGQRMARLAYWDYSATAGLRVSPQMLALFGLQCWPDDDLAALPGSQRRVSLRRLLRVVRPAERQRLYHHLRQARFSGTFTAIELPLELAGAAPRQVRIDAEVGGGETADLALAALHLSGTAQDVSEVFRAQQRIRELHAALEEQVNQRICALQQGNQQQQDFCLALAETLHRPLGVLSRQPAASPMEAAAALARLERLVADLHDYLELGHCSLHKQSCDLTALVEERLAASGLRQRAGLQLRLASLPPAQADPAALRRLWDVLFTLVTWRTATQPAVEIQIGSRSLEGETHYYLRDNGPAWPASGCEEASFFKPFACPALADHPAASGLELAIAWRIVQRHGGRLWYSNEDPQGASFAFTLPLGANQPDVVAVS; via the coding sequence CGTTATGTCTATCATCACCAGTTTCTCGCCAGCGGTGTCGATCTGACGCCCGCCACCCTGGGATTTCTGCCTGCCCACGCGCTGGCGCGCATCTCCGAGCGGTTCAATCAGGCCCAGAAAAGCGGTCTGCTGTTCAACAACGTCTCGGCCATGCCGCGCAATCCGGCCAACCAGGCCGATCCCGCCGAACAGCAGCTGATCGATTATTTCCGCCATCATCCGCAGCAGACCGAATACTTTGAACGGGTCGATGGGGCAAACTCATATTTTCAGTATGCCGCCCCCATCTGGGTGGAGGATTATTGTCTGGAATGTCATGGGGAAGCGGCTCTGGCGCCACCGACCATCCGGTCGCGCTACAGCAGCGGTTTCGGTTATCGGGTGGGCGATTTGCGCGGCATTATCAGTGTGCGGGTGCCCAGCCGGCTGACTGCCCAGTTTGTCCGGGCCTATCTGCACCAGACCCTGCCACTGGCGTTGCTCAGTGGCCTGTTGCTGTTCGCCTTTCTGGCGCTGGTGCTCAATCGCCTGGTGCTGCGCCGGCTTGGCAGTCTGCTGGGAGTGACCAGGGCCCTGCGTGAAGGGGACTACCAGCAGCGCAGCCGCATGACGGAACAGCAGGGGTGCGACGAGATCGATCGTCTGGGCGCCGATATCGACCGCATGGCCAGTGCCATTGGCGAACGCGAGGCCGCCCTGCGGGCCGTGGCCCAGCGACTGGCGCGAGGCCAGCGTATGGCCCGCCTGGCCTATTGGGATTACAGCGCCACCGCCGGGTTGCGGGTGTCGCCCCAAATGCTGGCCCTGTTCGGTTTGCAATGCTGGCCAGACGATGACCTGGCGGCACTGCCGGGCAGTCAGCGGCGGGTGAGCCTGCGGCGTTTGTTGCGGGTCGTCCGACCGGCGGAGCGACAGCGGTTGTATCACCATCTGCGCCAAGCGCGTTTCTCTGGCACCTTTACCGCCATTGAGCTGCCGCTGGAGCTGGCCGGGGCCGCGCCGCGGCAGGTTCGAATCGATGCTGAGGTCGGTGGGGGGGAAACGGCTGATCTGGCCTTGGCGGCTCTTCACCTCAGTGGCACGGCTCAGGATGTCAGTGAGGTTTTCCGGGCACAGCAGCGGATTCGGGAACTTCATGCCGCCCTGGAAGAACAGGTAAATCAGCGGATATGCGCCCTGCAGCAGGGCAATCAGCAGCAGCAGGACTTCTGCCTGGCTCTGGCTGAAACCCTGCATCGGCCCCTGGGGGTTCTGTCCCGGCAGCCTGCGGCATCACCAATGGAAGCTGCCGCGGCACTGGCCCGCCTTGAACGGCTGGTGGCGGATCTGCATGACTATCTGGAGCTGGGGCACTGCAGTCTGCATAAGCAGAGTTGCGATCTGACCGCCCTGGTGGAGGAACGGTTGGCCGCCAGCGGTCTGCGTCAACGGGCAGGGCTGCAACTGCGGCTGGCCAGTCTGCCGCCGGCCCAGGCCGATCCGGCGGCGCTGCGCCGCCTGTGGGATGTGTTGTTTACCCTGGTCACCTGGCGTACTGCCACGCAACCCGCGGTGGAGATTCAGATCGGCTCGCGCAGTCTGGAGGGGGAAACCCACTACTATCTGCGCGATAACGGCCCGGCCTGGCCGGCTTCCGGTTGTGAAGAAGCCAGCTTCTTCAAACCCTTTGCCTGCCCAGCGTTGGCCGATCATCCTGCCGCGAGCGGCCTGGAACTGGCCATTGCCTGGCGAATTGTGCAACGCCATGGCGGCCGTCTGTGGTACAGCAATGAGGACCCGCAGGGTGCCAGCTTCGCTTTTACCCTGCCGCTGGGCGCCAATCAACCCGATGTTGTTGCCGTTTCCTGA
- a CDS encoding tetratricopeptide repeat protein — translation MTLSTLPVKKSLLALLLLVLLGCARPVAELPAPVEPPRPRVQLPPADTRPARAWSHYLRARLEADLGRPQVALDALQQSLNIDPDAVPLYLAVASLYLEMEQPLLARQALQQALRRDPADRDARLLQADMLYSEGRIDEALDAFEQLAAIDERPSELWLYSARLAASEGRFQRAAKALETLLELEPLSAEGLLELARVQQLLRQTTTAMRTYETLIAINPFLPEPYLELGRLLERQRRFDAARTLYLQAARVLPELRPRFDRLRLMLLLQQQRYDAALLLVEELLAQQPADLLLWRQLAALHWWSGRPQQALHSLEQALAQDPHNPDLHYDAALFLTALGQRRQARDRLLQVLRLKPDHAAALNHLAFFYAEAGEALDEALKLARQAVQLDDRAAHLDTLGWVHFRRGELDEALLYLEQAYEQQSDDSDIVTHLLELYQRLGMTDQAQRLRQRLRQLRPAERLPRPHINDEDA, via the coding sequence ATGACCCTCTCGACCTTGCCGGTCAAAAAATCGTTGCTGGCCCTGCTGCTGCTGGTTTTGCTTGGCTGTGCCCGTCCCGTGGCCGAATTGCCGGCACCCGTGGAGCCTCCCCGGCCCCGAGTGCAGCTGCCCCCGGCCGATACCCGGCCGGCGCGGGCCTGGTCGCATTACCTGCGGGCGCGGCTGGAGGCGGATCTGGGGCGCCCGCAGGTGGCTCTCGATGCCTTGCAGCAGAGCCTGAATATTGATCCCGATGCCGTGCCGCTGTATCTGGCGGTGGCCAGCCTGTATCTGGAGATGGAACAGCCGTTGCTGGCGCGCCAGGCGCTGCAGCAGGCCTTGCGGCGTGATCCGGCCGATCGCGATGCCCGGCTGTTGCAGGCCGACATGCTCTATAGCGAGGGCCGTATCGATGAGGCCCTGGATGCCTTTGAACAGCTGGCGGCCATTGATGAGCGGCCGAGCGAACTGTGGCTTTACAGCGCCCGCCTGGCAGCATCGGAGGGGCGTTTTCAGCGTGCGGCCAAGGCTCTTGAAACCTTGCTGGAGCTGGAACCGTTGTCGGCCGAAGGCCTGCTGGAACTGGCCCGGGTGCAGCAGCTGCTCCGTCAGACCACGACGGCCATGCGAACCTACGAGACCCTTATCGCCATCAATCCCTTTCTGCCGGAGCCCTATTTGGAACTTGGCCGCCTGCTCGAACGTCAAAGACGTTTCGATGCTGCCCGGACCCTCTATCTGCAGGCGGCTCGTGTGCTGCCGGAGTTGCGGCCGCGCTTTGACCGGCTGCGACTGATGCTGCTGCTGCAGCAACAGCGTTACGACGCTGCCCTGCTGCTGGTGGAGGAATTGCTGGCGCAGCAGCCAGCGGACCTGTTGCTGTGGCGCCAGCTGGCCGCGCTGCACTGGTGGTCGGGGCGGCCTCAGCAGGCGCTCCACAGCCTGGAGCAGGCCCTGGCCCAGGATCCGCACAACCCCGATCTGCATTATGACGCGGCCCTGTTTCTGACCGCCCTGGGGCAGCGACGCCAGGCCCGTGACCGACTGCTGCAGGTGCTGCGGTTGAAGCCCGATCATGCCGCGGCCCTGAACCACCTGGCTTTTTTCTATGCCGAGGCGGGCGAGGCCCTGGATGAGGCCCTCAAACTGGCTCGCCAGGCGGTGCAACTGGACGACCGAGCCGCCCATCTCGATACCCTGGGCTGGGTGCATTTCAGGCGCGGTGAACTCGACGAGGCGTTGCTCTATCTGGAGCAGGCCTACGAACAGCAGTCCGATGACAGCGATATTGTCACCCACCTGCTGGAGCTTTATCAACGGCTGGGCATGACCGATCAGGCACAGCGCTTGCGGCAGCGCCTGCGCCAGCTGCGACCGGCCGAACGCCTGCCGCGGCCCCATATCAACGACGAGGACGCATGA
- a CDS encoding ABC transporter permease, which translates to MLFYLTRRLLLMVPLLLGITLISFVVIHLAPGEPTDLQTEMNPEAGTELKERLRAQYGLDQPLLVQYAVWVKRLVRLDFGTSFSQDRRPVWDKIVERLPVTILINLLSIGLILLVAIPLGIFSALRRHRLFDRLTTLLVFVGFATPSFWLSLLLMDHFGVYLGWFPVSGIKSLGHAYLGPVEQWLDVAHHLVLPVLVSAFGGLAGFSRYMRSNMLEVIGQDYILTARAKGLSERLVVLRHALRNALLPLITLLGLSVPGLIGGSVIFESIFAIPGMGKLFYDGVMMRDYPLIMGILVIGAFLTLLGNLLADVGYALADPRIRQS; encoded by the coding sequence ATGTTGTTTTATCTGACCAGACGCCTGTTGCTGATGGTGCCGCTGCTGCTGGGGATCACGCTGATTTCCTTTGTGGTGATCCATCTGGCGCCGGGTGAGCCGACCGATCTGCAGACCGAGATGAATCCCGAAGCCGGCACCGAACTCAAGGAACGGCTGCGGGCGCAGTACGGCCTGGATCAGCCGTTGCTGGTACAATATGCGGTTTGGGTCAAGCGGCTGGTGCGGCTGGATTTCGGCACCTCCTTTTCCCAGGACCGCCGGCCGGTGTGGGATAAGATCGTCGAGCGCTTGCCGGTGACCATTCTGATCAATCTGCTGTCCATCGGGCTGATTTTGCTGGTGGCCATTCCGTTGGGTATTTTCTCGGCCCTGCGACGCCACCGTCTGTTTGATCGCCTGACCACGCTGCTGGTGTTTGTCGGTTTCGCCACGCCCTCGTTCTGGCTGTCACTGCTGCTGATGGATCATTTCGGGGTTTATCTTGGCTGGTTTCCGGTGTCCGGCATCAAGTCCCTCGGCCACGCCTATCTCGGTCCCGTTGAACAGTGGCTCGATGTGGCCCATCATCTGGTACTGCCGGTGCTGGTATCGGCGTTCGGTGGCCTGGCCGGGTTTTCACGTTACATGCGGTCGAATATGCTGGAGGTCATTGGCCAGGATTACATTCTCACGGCGCGGGCCAAGGGGCTGTCGGAACGGCTGGTGGTGCTGCGTCATGCCCTGCGCAATGCCCTGCTGCCGTTGATTACCCTGTTGGGCCTGTCAGTGCCTGGCCTGATCGGTGGCAGTGTGATTTTCGAGAGCATCTTTGCCATTCCCGGCATGGGCAAGCTGTTTTACGATGGCGTGATGATGCGCGATTATCCTCTGATCATGGGCATTCTGGTGATCGGTGCCTTTCTCACCCTGCTGGGCAATCTGCTGGCCGATGTCGGTTATGCCCTGGCCGATCCGCGCATTCGTCAGTCCTAA